A single genomic interval of Rhizophagus irregularis chromosome 15, complete sequence harbors:
- a CDS encoding uncharacterized protein (SECRETED:cutsite_SYS-YS; SECRETED:prob_0.6473); SECRETED:SignalP(1-22): MMFVQNLGLLIILLSVINTSYSYSEHKVAFNPRGYTEGLNKICIHWYDYHQNEISNECNIPVGGSSSKTSPVWSIGYKLSMHTVGGTNHQGPFFWWDGWVNGIYCNDIHIHLKDAGFVIKDSFNMAIVYDKCFWE, translated from the coding sequence atgatgttcgtacaaaatttaggattgttgataattttattatctgttatcaATACTTCCTATTCATATTCCGAACATAAAGTAGCGTTTAATCCACGAGGATATACTGAgggtttaaataaaatatgcatTCATTGGTACGATTATCATCAAAATGAGATATCGAATGAATGTAACATACCAGTTGGAGGCTCTTCGTCAAAGACATCTCCAGTTTGGTCAATAGGATATAAACTCTCTATGCATACAGTGGGTGGTACAAATCATCAAGGACCATTTTTTTGGTGGGATGGCTGGGTAAATGGGATATATTGTAACGATAtacatattcatttaaaagatGCTGGTTTTGTTATTAAAGATTCTTTTAATATGGCTATAGTTTATGATAAATGTTTCTGGGAATAA